One Bacteroidales bacterium genomic window, TAGCTTTATGAAATAATTTATAGGTTATTCTTGTGGTTTAAATAAATAATTGTATTTTTGCATCCCGCTTATTATAACCACTTGTATCATAGGAAAGATCAAGTTATTAACTTAAACAAAGGAGTTTTAGACGTGGACACTTTGAGTTACAAAACGGTATCGGCAAATAAAGCCACTGTTAACAAGGAGTGGGTAGTAATTGATGCCAACAACGAGGTTTTAGGTAGACTTTCAAGTAAAGTAGCCAATATTCTTCGTGGAAAGTACAAAGCCAATTACACCCCACATGTTGACTGCGGTGATAATGTGATTATCATCAATGCTGAGAAAATCCGACTGACAGGGAAGAAATTAACCGACAAGGTTTACATTCGTCATACAGGATTTCCTGGAGGACAGAGATTTTCAACCCCAAAAGAGATGCTTAAGAAACGGCCAATCGCCGTTATCGAACATGCAGTAAAAGGTATGCTCCCAAAAAACAAATTGGCTTCTGCTCTTTATAGAAACCTTTATGTTTATGCTGGTATTGAGCATCCACATGAGGCTCAAAAGCCTAAAGTAATAACCTTAAGTTCATTAAAATAGTAAAGTATGCAGGTACTTAATTCAATAGGTAGACGTAAATCTGCTGTTGCTCGTGTTTATATGAATGAAGGAAAAGGCAACATCACTATTAACGGAAGAGATTTAAAAGAATATTTTCCTTCAGAGTTGATGCAGTACGTAGTAAAACAACCCCTTCAGGTATTAAACTTAACTAGTAATTTCGACTTCAATGTAAATCTTGATGGAGGAGGAGTTAAAGGTCAAGCTGAAGCACTACGTTTAGGAATTGCTCGTGCATTAATTTTGCACAATCCTGAATATAAACCAGCTCTTAAAGCTGAAGGATTTATGACCCGTGATCCACGCGAAGTTGAGCGTAAGAAACCAGGTCAGCCAAAAGCAAGAAAGAGATTCCAGTTCAGCAAACGTTAATCGATTTTTAATAATAATTATTGGCAAGCAGTTTAGGTACTAAATTGCCCAGACTTCCGATATCCGGGGCTACTGAGCGATTGCCATAATTCTAAACTAAATCAAAATGTCTAGGACAAACTTTAATGAGTTACTCGACGCTGGTGTGCATTTTGGCCACCTAAAGCGCAAATGGAACCCCAAAATGGCTCCATACATTTTTATGGAACGCAATGGTATCCATATCATCGACTTACAAAAAACTTCTGTAAAGATTGATGAGGCAGCCGCAGCTCTAAAGCAAATTGCAAAATCAGGACGTAAAGTTCTCTTCGTAGCAACCAAGAAACAAGCGAAAGAAATTGTTGCAGAAAGAGTAAAACAGGTAAACATGCCATACGTTACTGAACGTTGGCCAGGGGGTATGTTAACCAACTTCCCAACCATTCGCAAGGCTGTTAAAAAGATGTCGACAATTGACAAAATGGCTACCGATGGGACTTTTGAAAACATGTCAAAACGCGAAAAACTTCAAATTACCCGTCAACGTGCAAAACTTGAGAAGAACTTAGGTTCCATAGCTGATCTAAACAGACTTCCTGCAGCACTTTTCATAGTTGATGTTCAGAAAGAATACATCGCTGTTCGCGAAGCAAAAAGACTAAACATTCCTGTTTTTGCTATGGTTGATACTTGTTGCGATCCTTCTCTAATTGACTTTGTAATCCCAGCTAATGATGATGCTTCAAAATCAATTTCGTTGATTGTTGATATCATGTCAAAAGCTATTCAGGAAGGTCTTGAGGAGCGTAAAGCAGAGAAAGAAAAAGAACCTGCTCAGAATGAAAGGAAAGATGAGCCAGCCCATCATACTCGTGCCCGCAAAGGTAAAAAACCAATAACAGGTGAAGAGGAAAAACCTGAAGTTGAAGAACCAAAGGCTAATGATGAAGAAAAGGCTGAAGAATAATACTAGTCGAATTTAATAAACTTATAATACAATGGCCGAAGTAACAGCAGCTGATGTTGCAAAATTAAGAAAAGCTTGCGGAGCAGGCATGATGGATTGCAAGAATGCCCTTGTAGAGTCGAATGGTGATTTTGAAAAAGCTATTGAACTTATTCGCGAGCGTGGTAAAGCAATTGCTAACAAACGCGCAGATCGTGAAGCAGGCGAAGGCGTTGCTCTTTCTAAAGTTAACGCAGCAGGCAACCACGGTGCAATGATTGTTCTAAATTGCGAAACAGACTTTGTTGCTAAGAATAATGATTTTATTGCTCTTGCTCAAAGTATGCTAGATGTAGCTCTTGACAAAAAACCAGCTGATCTTGAGGCTTTAAAAGCATTAGAGATTAAAGGTCGTAAGATCGGTGATCTTGTAATGGATCAATCAGGTATTACAGGTGAAAAGTTTGAACTTTCATATTTCGATAAAATTGATGCTGCAAAAGTTGTTGCCTATATACACCCAGGTAACAAACTTGCAACTCTTGTTGGTTTAAACGTTGCTGATGTTGATACACAAGTTGGCAGAGATGTTGCAATGCAAGTTGCAGCAATGAGCCCAGTCTCGATTGATAAAGGTGATGTAACAGAAGAAGTTCGCAAGAAAGAATTCGAAATTGGTCGTGAACAAGCTCGTTTAGAAGGTAAACCAGAAAACATGCTCGATAAAATTGCCGAAGGTAAACTTCAGAAGTTTTATAAAGAGAGCACTCTACTTAACCAAGACTTTGTAAAAGATAACAAGATGACTGTTGGAAGTTATCTAAAATCAGTTAACAAAGAGCTTACAGTAACTGGTTTCAAGAGGGTTTCTTTGAACGCATAAATAAATTTTATATTTCATGAAAAGCCTCGTAAAGTCGAGGCTTTTTTATTATACATCTATTGACCTAACCAACTTTTAAAAGATGTTGCTTTTAATTTACTTATAATAATATCATCTGGAGTGGTCGGTTTAATAATAAGTTTCAACTTTTGGTTTCCATAATTATGAATTTTCTGAATAGATTTTGACGAAATGATAAACTGCCGGTTGGCACGAAAAAAATCGGTTGGATTCAACTCTTCTTCTAACGTATCGAGCGATTCGGCAATAAAATAACGTTTATCTTCATTGGTTACTAACATGGTAACACCATCTTCGGAAAGGAAATAGGCAACATCTTGCCATGAGATTGGAATAAGGCTATCGCCTGAATATACAAGAAAACGTTCACGATGCTTTTTTTGAACCAATCTACTTAGCAACTCATCAAAGTTATTAACCTGACTTTTCTGTTGAATGGTTTTATACTTATCAATACTCTTCTTTAAATCATCAGCGTTTATTGGTTTCAGTAAATAATCGATACTATAGAATTTAAAAGCTCGAATAGCATATTCATCGTACGCTGTTATAAATATGATTGGAATAGTTACATTGAGTTCCTTGAAAATGGTAAAACTCAGATCGTCGGCAAGCTGAATATCAGAAAAAATCAAATCGGGTAAAGGATTAGTTTGAAACCATTCTAAGCCGTTTTTTACGCTCTGAATAATTCCAACAACCTCGGCCGAACTATCGCACTCCTGAATTAACTTCGACAGACGACGATATGCAGGAGCTTCATCCTCTATAATGAGTACTTTCATGGATTAGGCTTCATAATCATCATACACTCTTTCCGTTTCTACCCTTTTTACCAAAGGTATTCGTACAACAAAAGAGTCATCTGTATCTTCAATAATTACATCTTTATTAACCAAAAACCTGTAGCGTTCGCTTATATTGTGCAGACCTACTTTTGTTGTTGAAGGCATGATGGTACGTTTCTGTTTATTGTTTGAAACTACTAATTGCTCTTCGTTGCAAAGTATTTTCACAACCAGCGGAAGATTGCTACTTATTTCATTGTGTTTTACTGCGTTTTCAATGAGCAATTGCACGGTCAGGGGCAAAATATAGTAGCTGATATGATTCTCACAAATATCCAGTTCAACAACTAAATCCTCTTCAAAGCGCATCTTAAGTAAGGTGATGTATGAGTGAGTAAACTTCAACTCGGAGGGCAAATCAATCCATGTATTTTTTTGGCTATTGAGTACATACCTGTAAACCACTGATAATTCCTGAATATAAGCAACCGCCTTGGGGGTATCTTCCTCAACAATCGTTGTAAGTGTATTCAAACTATTAAATAGAAAGTGTGGATTAAGCCTGCTTGTAAGATTTTGGTATTGTGCTTCAATGCTCTCCTTTTTATAGCGTTCTGTTTCAAGTGCCGTTTCTGATAAGCGAAGAAATAAATAATAACCCTCGTAAATAGTATTAATTAGAAAAGTCAGTAGGATTACTGTTAGTATAAGATTTTTCAAATCTAATAAGTCCAGATCACAATATTCTGGCTTTAATGTGAAATAAAAGTCACCAGCATAGTACAAACATAATGTAATTGAAATTGATATTACACATGATATTAATATCTGTATGGCTAATCTTAATCCGAATACAATTCGTCTACAATGCTTTCTGAAAAAATTACTTAAAGCCCTAATACTTATCCAACTTGCAATAACCCCAACAAAGGAAAGAATAAAATGAGCCAAAAATTGAATGCTTATAAGATTAAATGGATATGGGGTAAGAAAAAGTGCCGCCAAAATAGTGAAAGTAGGTATCCCAATAAATTTAATCCATCGTTCAACTTTTAAAAACTCATACTCAAAATGTTTTTCGCAGAAAAGCATAACTTTTAATATTTTCTACAAATCTAAGAATTTAATAATTAAGGAATAGCCAAGTAATTTCCATATAAAATCATCGATGCGATTCAATTTAACTTCATACAGAATTACCTGGCTATATTTCCTACCTTAAATTAACCTATACATAACTATTTTAAAAGCAACTTACACAATACAGGTGTTACAACTCTTGTAAATAACGTGGAACTAATTAGCCCTCCAATTATGGTCAACGCTAACGGTGAAAACATTTCAGAACCTTGCAATGCCAATGGAAGCAAACCTCCTATTGCAGTTAACGTTGTAAGGATAATGGGTATAAATCTTATTTTCCCGGCCGTTTGAATTGCTTCATCCAAACTGGTTCCACTTTCACGCAAATGGTTTGTATAATCTACAAGTATAATAGAATTTTTAACCTCAATACCAATAAGACTTATCATGCCTACAAAAGCAGTAAATGAGAATGAATATCCTGTAATATAAAGCAACACGATACTTCCAATAATTCCAAGAGGAATTGAAGAGGCAACTATCAATGAGCCCTTCACTGTTTTGAACTCCAGAATAAGAATTAGCAGGATTACAAAGAATGTAACGATAATGGCCGTATTCATATTACCAAAGGTTTCCTCACGACTTGCGATTTCTCCGAATGGCTGATATCTATATCCATCTGGTAGTTTCTCCTGATTAAGCTTAGCCAAAACGTTTTTTGTTACTTTATCGGTTAGATACCCAGGGATTACATTTGCACGAACCGTTATACTACGTTCTCTCTGATAATGCTCAATAACATTGAGTGAATTTTGAAATTCAATACTGGCTAGGTGTTTCAAAGGTATTTGTGCTCCGGTTAACGAACCAACATATATTTTATCAAGATCCTCAACTGCTTTTTTCTTATTCCCGCTAAGGGTAAACAGGAGATTATAATCCTTACCATCATCATCGGTGAACTTTCCAATTACCAAACCGGCTATTGCCATACGCACTGCCTTTTCGATCTCCACAACAGGCACGCCAAGCATTCCCGCTTTATCTTTATTAATCCAAATTTTAAGATCAGATACAGAAGATTTTAACGGATTCCTCACAAAGGTTGTTCCTTCGGTGTTTTTCAGTAACGCCTCGCCCCTAAAAGCCAGATTTTTTAAAGTATCCAAATTGGATCCGAAGAAGGCAATTTCAATAGGCGCTTCCTCGGCTGTCCCGTTCTGAAATTCCTTGATTTCGATACGAGCGCCGGGAATACAACTCAACTCATCGCTCAACTTTTTTAAGAAAACTGGAGTTTTATGCTGATCATATTTCTTCAGCTGTACAAAGAGTTGGGCGTAGTTAGGCTTTTCGTTAGCTTGCATCAGATTATAATACACCATCGGATTGCCCTTACCAACATTAGTACAGTAATTTTGCACCTCATCTTTCTTGCTGATTACCATTTCGACATACCGTGCAATGCTATCCGTTTGAATCAGATTTGTTCCTGCCGTAGTTTCAATATTGATAAAAAATTGAGGCTTTTCTGCTTTTGGAAATAGGCTAAAGCCTACAATGGGTAATAGCATAAAACTACCCACAACTGCAATAGCTGAAATCAGTAGGGTTCTAATAGGGTATTTTAGTCCAAGCATTAGCAATTTCTGATAAGGGCCATTGTTAACCTTATTCAGCATTCGTAGAAAGAAATTCTCTTTCTCGTACTCTTTTTCTTTCAGAAAACGCGATGCAATAAATGGTGTTAGAGTAAACGATACCAGCAACGAAGCGGCTAGCGTATAAACAACTGCAATTGGTAAACTTCGAATAAAAGTTCCCGGACCTCCAGGTAGTACCATTAGTGGAACAAAGGCAACAATCATAGTAGCAGTACAACCAAGCACCGCCCAACTTATCTGGGTGGTTGCTTTAAGAGTTGCATCGAATCGACTATAGCCATTCCGCATAAACCGGACAATATTCTCAACTACAACAATGGAATCATCCACCAGTAAGCCTAATGAAATAACTAACCCTACAATAGAAAGTTGATTCAACGAATAGCCAGTTAGGTAAAGCAGTACAACACCTATAAGCAATGATGAAGGAATGGCTACCATTACTATAACTGAGGCTCGTGTACCCAATGGAAGTAGAGTAAGTAATATTAGAAAGATGGCTATACCAAAGTCACGGTATAAGCCAGATAATCGAGAATCGACATTAACCGATTGATCGAATGCCTTTTCGAGTTTCATGGAAGTTGGTATGCTGGGAGCAAAGGCATCTACATTCTTATTCACCGCTTCTACAACTTGAAATATATTGGTTCCAGCTTTCTGGTTTACAGTAATAAATATTGCTTTCTTTCCTTTATATCGCCCGATATGCGTTTGGTCGTTATAATCGAATGATACCTGAGCGATATCCTTAAGGTAAACAACCTTGCCATTTCCAGCATGAATAATGGTATTCTGAATATCAGCCAACGATTTATAGTTTCCCATTGTTTTGATGTTAAACTTACTACGACCCATATCAAGATCTCCACCCGGAATATTCACATTATTACTCTGAATGGCTTGCATAACATTGTTTACTGCAATGCGTTTTTGGGCTAATTTCTGCAGGTCAACCTCAATGCGAATATCCTGTTTTGGGTAAGCCGATATCTCAACCTTTTTAATAGAGGTGGTTTTCTCAATCTCCTTCTTCAACTTTTTCGCCTGCTCCTCCAGCTCACTGTATGGTGCATTATCGGAAACCAGCGCATATTGTAGGATATTGACATTGGTGGTGGACCATCGACCAACCTCCAAACTATACAAATCCGCAGGAAGTTTACTGCGAATATTGTTTACCTGCCTGTTTACCTCATCGTATTTTCTATCGCCATCAACATCAGAATTGAACTCAATATTGATAACAGCAAGCCCATCATTCATGGTGCTGTTCAACTTTTTAATATCCTCCAACTCATTAAGCGATTCTTCCACAGGTTCAACCACAAGTTGTTCCATGTCCTTAGGGCTAGCCCCAGGATAAACAGCTATCAAATAGAAATAAGCAGCAGTAAGAGGTGGATCCTCGCTACGCGGCATGTTAATAAACGAATTAACACCTAGCACTGCCACCATTATGAATACAGTGATAGTTAGCTGATAATTTTTAATTGAAAATTTTGTTAGCATTTCTAGAAATTATTATCGAACAATATTTATCCTTGTACCCTCTTCCATAAAAGCAGCACCCTTTGTAATCACCTGACCTGCTTTACTCAATAGTTCATAAACAGCTATTTCATTATCTTGGATATATGCAACGGTAACTGGTATCTTCTTTGCAGATGTATTATCTGCATTTACAACGTAGACAAAACCTTTATTTCCATTTGCTTCAGCAATGGCATCAGGAGGGATAAGCGACACTCGTTGAGTATTGGAAGAGTTGATTTTTATTGATGCCACCATTCCGTTAATAAACGATGTATCGCCCTGCTTAACGCTTAATTCGATTTCAAATGTACCACTTAGCAGATCAACCACTTCGGCTAGTTGGGTAACTTGTGCTGAAAATTCTTTCCCTTGGTAAGCATCAAAAGTTACTGTTGCCTTATCACCTTTCCTGATGGAAACCATATCCTTATCGGAAATACCTGTTTTAACCACCCATTCATTACTACCTTGCTCACCAAATACAAGAACTGGCATTCCAGGTCCTGTTAATTCATTTTCTTCGGCTAGTATGCTAATAATCTTTCCATTTGCAGGTGCCATAATTCGCGAATATCTCTGATTAAATTCTGCTATATTCTTAGTTTCCAAAGCAGCATCAAATACTGATGTAGCATTTTGCAGTTGCTCAAGAGTTACCACAGAATCAGCGTATAAATTCTTTGCACGTTTTAAATCGCGATCGGCTTTTTCGAAAGCCACTTTTGCCTGCTGAACTTGCGCAGCTATTTCTGTCATATCAAGAGTTGCTAAAAGTTGACCTTTTGAAACCCTACTTCCCTCTTCAACATAAAGCCTATTAATGATACCACCAGTTTTAAAAGATAGTTTACTTATCCGTTTTGATGAAAGCAGACCAGCACATTGGATCGTTCTGGCAGCATCAGTTTCGACGACATGCTGTGCTTCTACACAAACAACCTCTGGAATATTTTCATTTATTGCAGGTTTTTTAGCACATGAAGTAGCTATTAGTACCACAGATACTGCAATCCATAAAAAATGTTTTGTTTTCATAACTTGAAGTTTTTCAATAACGTATTACTATAATTCATATCCAGCGTTGGCTCGTTCCAACTCTGCCAACCTGATCAGCGTTTCAAAGTGAGATACTGCATAATTAATTTGTGAACTGGTCAGCTGGTTACGGGCATCAAGCAAATCGAGCAGCGATTTTTGCCCTTCAGCATAGTGTAGACTTATTACTTTATAATACTCTTTGGAACTGGTTAACGAGCTAAGATTTGCCTTCTCTGTCCGAACAGATGTCTCTAGATTATTTTGCGATAATTGTAGTTGTAAATCAAGCTGCTGTCCTGTCTCAGCATATTTTTTATCCAGTATATCCTTATCAATTCGTGCCTGACTAATCCTTCGACGATTCTGAAGTCCATCAAAAATTTTCCAGCGGAAATCTATTACATTCATAGCATAGCGTTGTTCGCCATTGAACTTATACTGATTTCCCTGATATCCCAAATCAGTAATATTACTAATGGTTGGAATCCAGTATGCTTTTTTCATATTCAAATATATCTGAGATGCATTAACAGCACTCCTAATCTGGGTTAACTCTTCACGTATTTCGACTTCAGCAATAAGAGGTTTAACAGATATTACTTCTTGATTATTCAGCAGTAAACTATCCGTTTTTATCTCGCTTTGTAAAGGTTGATTGATAATAAAATTAAAATAGGATATTGCCGATTTTCTATCATTCTCAGCCTTTGTTAGCTGTGCTTCAACCTGACTTAACTCCGCTCTTATGCGATAAAGTTTATCATTACCAACCATTTGATTCTTCACCAACTTTTCATTTACTCGCAGGGCCTCTGCAACCAATTCGGAAGCACTAGAATACGCCTCAACAACCTTTACCAACTGCAAGTATCGCATATAGGCTATCTTGATTTCCTTCACCAGTTCACGTTTATATACTTTTACTTCGGCTTGAGAGTAGTTTATTTGCTCCTTTTTGAATTTTCGGTTATAGTAAATCTCGGCATTCACCAATGGTACAATAATTTGAATTTTCGTATCGTGATAATCATTGGGAAGAAATTGTATTTTCTGATTGTCTATTTGAGGAAAGTTGCCCTGTTGTCCAATGTTTTGTAACAGTTGGTTTAGAGAAGAATATACTGGGTTAAGCAAATCACCAATGGGCAGATTAACAGAGCGACCACCGCTTGCAAGCATATACTGAGCATTCAACGAAACCGAAGGATAAAATAGCCCATTGGCCTCCTTCAACGCTTGCAGGCTTTTTTCAAGATTGAGGCTCTTCTGCTGAAGTGCAAGATTATTCCCTAAGCCCTGACTTATATACGATTTCAGAATAAGGCTCGATTGCGCCTTAGCAACCTGAATTGTAATTAGAAGAACACAAACAAAAAACACTAAACGATTCATGACATAATAATTTTATGCCACAAAAGTCGAGTTGTTTACTTATGCTTCCTATAAAAAACCTGTGAGGTGGATAAAATTGGAGGTGAGATGGATATTGACCGTCTATTTTGGGCTTAACAAAAAATGAACCTCCCCTTCGCAAGTGGTATGGAATTAACCCTTAAAGATTAACATTGAACTTAGTGGTCATCCAACCATGCTATACAACCCGAACAGGAGTATCGCTAAATGCATGGAAATTTCAATTTTCCATGAAAAATCAAAAGATGCTAGGGTTTTTCTATTTTATAGATCCTACAAAATTTATAAATCCTTAAACATCATACAGAAAAAAATTTTACTAGTTTTGAATGTTTAATACGATTTTATGAAAAGGAAATTGCTTTTTATCTCTCTTTTAACCATTTTATACAGTTCTTTAATACCAAATAAGACTTATTCACAAGCCGATACCGAATTTTGGTTCGTAGTGCCTGAAATTAGTGTTAACCATGGCTTTCCAGGGGGAATTCCCGCAAGTCTAAATTTTGCAACATCCAATTTACCTGCAACGATAACGGTAAGAATGCCAGCCAATCCAGTCCAATTTCCAGATATTGTTATAAACATTCCTGCCAATTCTGCTTACTCTTTAGATCTTTCAAATTGGATCTATTCCTCTAATACAGAGCAAAATAAACTTGAAAATAAACCACTTAATGCTTCGGGCATTAATAATTTTGGTCTTTATATAACATCTACAAGACCAATTACAGCCTATTATGATTTAAATAACGCTTACAATACTGATATCTGGGTACTTAAAGGTAAAAATGCGTTGGGTACAGATTTTTACACTCCTTTTCAAACGCATGGAGCCAATGGCAACTATGGTGCTCCTGATGCAACAGCACAACCTTATTCTGCTATTGATATTGTAGCTACAGAGAATAATACAACCGTAGTAGTTACTCCTACAAAAAATGCTAGTTATGGTAATTCTGGTTTTACAATTATTGCGAACACACCAAAAACTTTTATTCTCAATAAGGGTCAAACCTTATCAATTTTTCCTGAAAATAAAAGTCAATTAGCTGCTAATAGGTTGGCGGGCACCCATATTACATCCGATAAGCCAATTGCAATAACACTCAAGGACGACACAGCCAATCATTCAACGGGTGGTTGTAAAGATGTCATTGGTGATCAGATTATCCCGGTAAATTTAACTGGTGCTGAGTATATTGTGATGAGAACTTTCTTAACCAATAATGACTTTGTTTATGTTGTTGCAACTCAAAATGCTACACCTATATACATTGATGGAGTTCTAACTGCTACATTAAATGCAGGGCAACAATATCAAATTCAATTTCTCGCTACCCATCCAACAGGATTCATGAAGATTGCATCGCATTTAAATGTCACTGATCCATATAAACCTTTCTACGTTTTTCATGTTGGTGGTTTTGGTTGTGAACAAGGCGGAACAATAATTCCACCTATTGATGGTTGTACAGGTAGCCCAGCAATTGATATCAACCGTACAAGAACAACCCCATATTATCTCACGATTATGGTAAGGGATAATGCTCAGGACGGTTTTTTAATCGATGGAGTTGTGCGAAATGATCTAATTCCACCCGCTTCATTTCAACTTGTTCCAGGAACTTCTTGGAGGGTGGCCAGACTTGGTAGTTTTTCTACAATGAATTTAAGCTTAGGGCATCACAAAATATCTAACATTAAGGATATGTTCCACCTAGGCGTTGTTAATGGGGATGCGGCTAGCAGTTGTAAATATGGTTTCTTTTCGGACTTCAATAAATTTGCTCCTGAAGCACTTATCGTTGAAACCGGAGGGTCTGGTGGCTATTTTTGCTATGGTGACTCTGCTCAACTTTTTGCTTACGGGGGAATTAGCTATAATTGGACTCCAACCGATTTTCTTAACGATCCTCAAAGTTCTTTCCCTATTGCAAGAAATTTAACCCATTCGATAAAATACAAGGTAGTTATTACTGGTGCATGCAACCTAAAAGATTCGTCAGAGATTGAGTTGATTGTTGGAAAATTCATTGACTCAAAGTTTAATACGGATGTTATTGAAGGATGCTCTCCCC contains:
- the rplM gene encoding 50S ribosomal protein L13, with protein sequence MDTLSYKTVSANKATVNKEWVVIDANNEVLGRLSSKVANILRGKYKANYTPHVDCGDNVIIINAEKIRLTGKKLTDKVYIRHTGFPGGQRFSTPKEMLKKRPIAVIEHAVKGMLPKNKLASALYRNLYVYAGIEHPHEAQKPKVITLSSLK
- the rpsI gene encoding 30S ribosomal protein S9 — encoded protein: MQVLNSIGRRKSAVARVYMNEGKGNITINGRDLKEYFPSELMQYVVKQPLQVLNLTSNFDFNVNLDGGGVKGQAEALRLGIARALILHNPEYKPALKAEGFMTRDPREVERKKPGQPKARKRFQFSKR
- the rpsB gene encoding 30S ribosomal protein S2, which codes for MSRTNFNELLDAGVHFGHLKRKWNPKMAPYIFMERNGIHIIDLQKTSVKIDEAAAALKQIAKSGRKVLFVATKKQAKEIVAERVKQVNMPYVTERWPGGMLTNFPTIRKAVKKMSTIDKMATDGTFENMSKREKLQITRQRAKLEKNLGSIADLNRLPAALFIVDVQKEYIAVREAKRLNIPVFAMVDTCCDPSLIDFVIPANDDASKSISLIVDIMSKAIQEGLEERKAEKEKEPAQNERKDEPAHHTRARKGKKPITGEEEKPEVEEPKANDEEKAEE
- a CDS encoding elongation factor Ts, with product MAEVTAADVAKLRKACGAGMMDCKNALVESNGDFEKAIELIRERGKAIANKRADREAGEGVALSKVNAAGNHGAMIVLNCETDFVAKNNDFIALAQSMLDVALDKKPADLEALKALEIKGRKIGDLVMDQSGITGEKFELSYFDKIDAAKVVAYIHPGNKLATLVGLNVADVDTQVGRDVAMQVAAMSPVSIDKGDVTEEVRKKEFEIGREQARLEGKPENMLDKIAEGKLQKFYKESTLLNQDFVKDNKMTVGSYLKSVNKELTVTGFKRVSLNA
- a CDS encoding response regulator transcription factor gives rise to the protein MKVLIIEDEAPAYRRLSKLIQECDSSAEVVGIIQSVKNGLEWFQTNPLPDLIFSDIQLADDLSFTIFKELNVTIPIIFITAYDEYAIRAFKFYSIDYLLKPINADDLKKSIDKYKTIQQKSQVNNFDELLSRLVQKKHRERFLVYSGDSLIPISWQDVAYFLSEDGVTMLVTNEDKRYFIAESLDTLEEELNPTDFFRANRQFIISSKSIQKIHNYGNQKLKLIIKPTTPDDIIISKLKATSFKSWLGQ
- a CDS encoding histidine kinase, coding for MLFCEKHFEYEFLKVERWIKFIGIPTFTILAALFLTPYPFNLISIQFLAHFILSFVGVIASWISIRALSNFFRKHCRRIVFGLRLAIQILISCVISISITLCLYYAGDFYFTLKPEYCDLDLLDLKNLILTVILLTFLINTIYEGYYLFLRLSETALETERYKKESIEAQYQNLTSRLNPHFLFNSLNTLTTIVEEDTPKAVAYIQELSVVYRYVLNSQKNTWIDLPSELKFTHSYITLLKMRFEEDLVVELDICENHISYYILPLTVQLLIENAVKHNEISSNLPLVVKILCNEEQLVVSNNKQKRTIMPSTTKVGLHNISERYRFLVNKDVIIEDTDDSFVVRIPLVKRVETERVYDDYEA
- a CDS encoding efflux RND transporter permease subunit, with amino-acid sequence MLTKFSIKNYQLTITVFIMVAVLGVNSFINMPRSEDPPLTAAYFYLIAVYPGASPKDMEQLVVEPVEESLNELEDIKKLNSTMNDGLAVINIEFNSDVDGDRKYDEVNRQVNNIRSKLPADLYSLEVGRWSTTNVNILQYALVSDNAPYSELEEQAKKLKKEIEKTTSIKKVEISAYPKQDIRIEVDLQKLAQKRIAVNNVMQAIQSNNVNIPGGDLDMGRSKFNIKTMGNYKSLADIQNTIIHAGNGKVVYLKDIAQVSFDYNDQTHIGRYKGKKAIFITVNQKAGTNIFQVVEAVNKNVDAFAPSIPTSMKLEKAFDQSVNVDSRLSGLYRDFGIAIFLILLTLLPLGTRASVIVMVAIPSSLLIGVVLLYLTGYSLNQLSIVGLVISLGLLVDDSIVVVENIVRFMRNGYSRFDATLKATTQISWAVLGCTATMIVAFVPLMVLPGGPGTFIRSLPIAVVYTLAASLLVSFTLTPFIASRFLKEKEYEKENFFLRMLNKVNNGPYQKLLMLGLKYPIRTLLISAIAVVGSFMLLPIVGFSLFPKAEKPQFFINIETTAGTNLIQTDSIARYVEMVISKKDEVQNYCTNVGKGNPMVYYNLMQANEKPNYAQLFVQLKKYDQHKTPVFLKKLSDELSCIPGARIEIKEFQNGTAEEAPIEIAFFGSNLDTLKNLAFRGEALLKNTEGTTFVRNPLKSSVSDLKIWINKDKAGMLGVPVVEIEKAVRMAIAGLVIGKFTDDDGKDYNLLFTLSGNKKKAVEDLDKIYVGSLTGAQIPLKHLASIEFQNSLNVIEHYQRERSITVRANVIPGYLTDKVTKNVLAKLNQEKLPDGYRYQPFGEIASREETFGNMNTAIIVTFFVILLILILEFKTVKGSLIVASSIPLGIIGSIVLLYITGYSFSFTAFVGMISLIGIEVKNSIILVDYTNHLRESGTSLDEAIQTAGKIRFIPIILTTLTAIGGLLPLALQGSEMFSPLALTIIGGLISSTLFTRVVTPVLCKLLLK
- a CDS encoding efflux RND transporter periplasmic adaptor subunit — translated: MKTKHFLWIAVSVVLIATSCAKKPAINENIPEVVCVEAQHVVETDAARTIQCAGLLSSKRISKLSFKTGGIINRLYVEEGSRVSKGQLLATLDMTEIAAQVQQAKVAFEKADRDLKRAKNLYADSVVTLEQLQNATSVFDAALETKNIAEFNQRYSRIMAPANGKIISILAEENELTGPGMPVLVFGEQGSNEWVVKTGISDKDMVSIRKGDKATVTFDAYQGKEFSAQVTQLAEVVDLLSGTFEIELSVKQGDTSFINGMVASIKINSSNTQRVSLIPPDAIAEANGNKGFVYVVNADNTSAKKIPVTVAYIQDNEIAVYELLSKAGQVITKGAAFMEEGTRINIVR